A window of the Camelus dromedarius isolate mCamDro1 chromosome 5, mCamDro1.pat, whole genome shotgun sequence genome harbors these coding sequences:
- the SLIRP gene encoding SRA stem-loop-interacting RNA-binding protein, mitochondrial, with translation MAASGVRGAMALRTNIGRPVAFVRKIPWTAGPNELREHFAQFGHIRKCSVPFDRETGFHRGMGWVHFSSSEELRNALQQENHVIDGVKLHVQAQKPKALQGDQTSDEEKDF, from the exons ATGGCGGCTTCGGGTGTGAGGGGCGCTATGGCTTTGCGTACGAATATTGGCCGGCCCGTTGCGTTTGTCAGAAAAATTCCGTGGACCGCGGGCCCGA ATGAGCTGAGAGAACACTTTGCACAATTTGGTCATATAAGAAAGTGCTCTGTACCTTTT GACAGAGAGACTGGCTTTCACAGAGGTATGGGTTgggttcatttttcttcttcagaagaACTTCGGAATGCACTACAACAGGAAAATCATGTTATTGATGGAGTTAAg ctcCATGTTCAAGCTCAGAAACCCAAGGCTTTGCAAGGGGATCAAACATCTGATGAAGAGAAAGATTTTTGA